One Pieris rapae chromosome 7, ilPieRapa1.1, whole genome shotgun sequence genomic window carries:
- the LOC111004171 gene encoding uncharacterized protein LOC111004171, with the protein MKLIVGIVFVCFFLLTEAGRVPDDFETINSDAVPDDIRNVYGNPEKSDRRRKPHSRQPRYFSEPEMDRSYYDFYERLRDFEKRLQTQQEQIFELNKQIFNLLSERHESKVIVVPIYLNSSGNDNTSDPLGFKYGEEDEIERERVWGSEDDQNGMRPMSQRPIRPSRPIPKQPPVQHGTIQAETSTEAPTFSLDTCKAAVLICCDSEGDQRRNCFMKFDCLKISYSKNACNKADLKKIKEDIIAAYAPNAD; encoded by the exons atgAAGCTAATAGTTGGGATAGTATTCGTTTGTTTCTTCCTTCTAACCGAGGCAGGGAGAGTGCCAGACGATTTTGAAACCATAAATAGCGATGCGGTGCCAGACGATATAAGAAACGTTTATGGCAATCCAGAGAAAAGTGACCGACGACGAAAACCACATTCACGACAGCCGAGATACTTCTCGGAACCTGAAATGGACCGAAGTTACTACGACTTCTATGAAAGACTTAGAGATTTCGAGAAAAGGCTACAAACACAACAAGAGCAAATTTTTGAACTGAATAAGCAAATTTTTAATCTTCTGTCTGAAAGACATGAATCCAAAGTAATCGTTGTGCCAATTTACTTAAACTCAAGTGGAAACGATAATACAAGTGATCCCTTGGGATTTAAATATGGCGAGGAAGATGAGATTGAAAGAGAAAGAGTCTGGGGTAGCGAAGATGATCAAAACGGGATGCGACCTATGTCTCAGAGACCCATTAGACCCAGCCGGCCCATACCCAAACAGCCACCAGTACAACACGGGACTATTCAAGCTGAG aCTAGCACCGAAGCACCTACTTTCAGTCTAGATACTTGCAAAGCTGCTGTACTTATATGTTGTGACAGCGAGGGAGACCAGAGAAGAAATTGTTTCATGAAATTCGACTGTCTCAAAATATCATATTCAAAAAACGCCTGTAATAAAGCcgatttgaaaaaaatcaaagaagaTATTATAGCTGCTTATGCACCTAATgcagactaa